A single Lolium perenne isolate Kyuss_39 chromosome 6, Kyuss_2.0, whole genome shotgun sequence DNA region contains:
- the LOC139832524 gene encoding uncharacterized protein yields MLLDADYFNDDATHSPKKFRRWLRMKELFLKIVYGVREYDNYFIAKQDCTGLWGFTSIQKCTAAMRCLAYEAPPDTANDYLRMTESTCTEILYRLCRAFIASCIKDVPTLRGDNYKEWRKKVDFAFVCAEVDWVVETPQPIKPTDPVRDDGDTDDAWAKKKRDHAPVEISYTLENRKWQTANKKCMAFIKNTIENAIVGSITECASAREYLEKIKSQFTGSSKTYATQLLKQLVTEKYTGGAHGIREHILRMSNLAAKLKPMDADLELKPALLVHLVMASLPQQFDNFVINYNMSPAKWDIEKTIAMCVQEEDRLKAQNGGTINYVKDNKKRPFTPSNNGSPSKQYGKAPMQHQKFQHRPLPVNKDQCLHCQKTGHYKKDCPAFLKELMAKKGIPFDEDYEKRRRMR; encoded by the exons ATGCTGCTTGATGCCGACTACTTCAACGATGACGCGACTCATTCGCCGAAGAAATTTCGGCGCTGGTTAAGGATGAAGGAGCTGTTCTTGAAGATTGTCTACGGCGTCAGGGAGTACGACAACTACTTCATTGCCAAGCAAGATTGCACAGGTTTGTGGGGTTTCACCTCAATTCAGAAGTGCACTGCTGCAATGCGTTGTCTTGCATACGAAGCTCCTCCAGATACAGCCAATGACTACCTACGGATGACAGAGTCGACATGTACAGAGATTCTCTACAGGCTTTGCCGAGCCTTCATAGCG AgctgcatcaaggatgttcccACCCTTAGAGGGGATAACTACAAAGAATGGAGGAAGAAGGTGGATTTCGCCTTCGTCTGTGCTGAGGTGGACTGGGTGGTTGAGACACCGCAGCCCATCAAGCCTACTGACCCCGTCAGAGATGACGGGGATACTGATGATGCATGGGCTAAAAAGAAAAGGGACCATGCTCCTGTGGAGATCTCCTACACCCTAGAGAACAGAAAGTGGCAGACTGCCAACAAAAAGTGCATGGCATTTATAAAGAATACAATTGAGAACGCTATCGTGGGCTCAATTACAGAGTGTGCTTCCGCTAGGGAGTACCTAGAAAAGATAAAGAGCCAGTTCACTGGTTCTTCAAAGACATATGCAACCCAGCTGTTGAAGCAGCTGGTGACAGAAAAGTATACTGGAGGTGCACATGGCATCAGGGAGCACATCCTCAGGATGAGCAACCTGGCTGCAAAGCTGAAGCCCATGGATGCTGACCTGGAGCTGAAGCCTGCACTTCTGGTTCACTTGGTGATGGCTTCATTGCCACAACAGTTTGACAACTTTGTCATCAATTACAACATGAGTCCTGCGAAATGGGACATTGAAAAGACCATTGCCATGTGTGTGCAAGAGGAGGATAGACTCAAGGCACAGAATGGAGGTACCATCAATTATGTGAAGGACAATAAGAAAAGGCCCTTCACACCAAGCAACAATGGTTCTCCTTCAAAGCAATATGGTAAAGCCCCAATGCAGCATCAGAAGTTCCAGCACAGGCCATTGCCAGTGAACAAAGACCAGTGTCTTCACTGTCAGAAGACTGGGCACTACAAGAAAGACTGCCCTGCTTTTCTGAAAGAATTAATGGCAAAGAAAG GGATTCCATTCGACGAGGACTATGAAAAGAGGCGAAGGATGCGTTGA